In Myxococcales bacterium, the following are encoded in one genomic region:
- a CDS encoding YeeE/YedE family protein: MSLSWSYALAGGALIGSAAVLLFLTHGRIAGISGVVGSLLPPVPSDRGWRFGFVLGLVLAGVVAAALAPAAVGASVRSSTVVLLAGLLVGFGTRMGSGCTSGHGVCGLSRLSPRSMVAVVTFMVTGAITAIVAGGAA, encoded by the coding sequence ATGTCCTTGTCGTGGTCGTACGCACTCGCCGGCGGCGCGCTGATCGGCAGCGCCGCCGTGCTCCTGTTCCTCACCCATGGCCGGATCGCCGGGATCAGCGGCGTGGTCGGCTCGCTCTTGCCGCCGGTGCCCAGCGATCGCGGCTGGCGGTTCGGCTTCGTGCTGGGCCTGGTCCTCGCGGGCGTGGTCGCGGCCGCGCTGGCGCCGGCTGCGGTCGGCGCCTCGGTGCGCTCGTCGACGGTGGTGCTGCTGGCCGGCCTGCTGGTCGGGTTCGGCACCCGCATGGGCAGCGGCTGCACCAGCGGCCACGGCGTGTGCGGGCTGTCGCGCCTGTCGCCGCGCTCGATGGTCGCCGTCGTCACCTTCATGGTGACCGGCGCGATCACCGCGATCGTCGCCGGAGGTGCCGCGTGA
- a CDS encoding sulfite exporter TauE/SafE family protein has protein sequence MLIVVLALALLIGVTLGLLGGGGSILTLPTLTYVAGVETKAAIAASLFVVAVTSATGVVAHARAGRVRWRTGLVFGAAGMVGAYAGGNIAGHLPARGLMLGFAGLMIVAAFAMLRGRRAAATTVVDLPIGKVLAIGTVVGLVVGTVGAGGGFVVVPALVLLGGLAMESAVGTSLLVIAMQSTAGFLGHLQHVKLDWPLTLAVTAAAIVGSIAGGGLAGKVSPTSLRRGFGVFVLVMAAVVLAKELL, from the coding sequence ATGCTGATCGTCGTCCTCGCCCTCGCCCTCTTGATCGGCGTCACCCTCGGCCTCCTCGGCGGCGGCGGTTCGATCCTGACCTTGCCCACGCTCACGTACGTCGCCGGCGTCGAGACCAAGGCGGCGATCGCGGCGTCGCTGTTCGTCGTCGCCGTCACCAGCGCCACCGGCGTCGTCGCCCACGCCCGCGCGGGCCGCGTGCGCTGGCGCACCGGGCTGGTGTTCGGCGCCGCCGGCATGGTCGGCGCGTACGCCGGGGGCAACATCGCCGGGCACCTCCCCGCGCGCGGCCTGATGCTGGGCTTCGCCGGCCTGATGATCGTGGCCGCGTTCGCGATGCTCCGCGGCCGACGCGCCGCCGCGACCACCGTGGTCGACCTGCCGATCGGCAAGGTCCTGGCGATCGGCACCGTGGTCGGGCTCGTGGTCGGCACCGTCGGCGCCGGCGGCGGCTTCGTCGTCGTGCCTGCGCTCGTGCTGCTGGGCGGGCTGGCGATGGAGTCGGCGGTCGGCACGTCGCTGCTGGTGATCGCGATGCAGTCGACCGCCGGGTTCCTCGGCCACCTCCAGCACGTCAAGCTCGACTGGCCGTTGACCCTCGCCGTGACCGCGGCCGCGATCGTCGGCTCGATCGCCGGCGGCGGCCTCGCGGGCAAGGTCTCGCCGACGTCGCTGCGGCGGGGCTTCGGCGTGTTCGTGCTGGTCATGGCCGCGGTCGTGCTCGCCAAAGAGCTGCTGTGA
- a CDS encoding MBL fold metallo-hydrolase, with amino-acid sequence MFLRQLFDPESSTYTYLVADRAAGVAALIDPVAEHVERDLRLLTELDLRLTFVLDTHVHADHVTAAGLLRARTGAVTCASAAGAPCVDRPLAHGDVIELGALALTVIATPGHTDDSLTFAAPGAVFTGDTLLVRGCGRADFQNGDAGALYDSITTQLFTLPADTVVYPGHDYQGRTASSIGEEQRWNPRLAGRSRDEFIALMAALGLPPPKKLATAVPANRACGQVA; translated from the coding sequence ATGTTCCTCCGCCAGCTCTTCGACCCCGAGAGCTCGACCTACACGTACCTGGTCGCCGACCGCGCCGCTGGCGTGGCCGCGCTGATCGACCCCGTGGCCGAGCACGTCGAGCGCGATCTGCGCCTGCTCACCGAGCTCGACCTGCGCCTCACCTTCGTGCTCGACACGCACGTGCACGCCGACCACGTCACCGCGGCCGGCCTGTTGCGCGCGCGCACCGGCGCCGTGACCTGCGCCAGCGCGGCCGGGGCCCCGTGCGTCGACCGGCCGCTGGCCCACGGCGACGTCATCGAGCTCGGCGCGCTCGCGCTGACCGTGATCGCCACGCCCGGCCACACCGACGACAGCCTGACGTTCGCGGCCCCGGGCGCGGTCTTCACCGGCGACACGCTGCTCGTGCGCGGGTGCGGCCGCGCCGACTTCCAGAACGGCGACGCCGGCGCGCTCTACGACAGCATCACGACCCAGCTGTTCACGCTGCCGGCCGACACCGTCGTCTACCCCGGCCACGACTACCAGGGCCGGACCGCCTCGTCGATCGGCGAGGAGCAGCGCTGGAACCCGCGCCTGGCCGGCCGGTCGCGCGACGAGTTCATCGCGCTGATGGCCGCGCTCGGGCTGCCGCCGCCCAAGAAGCTCGCCACCGCCGTGCCCGCCAACCGCGCCTGCGGTCAGGTCGCCTGA